TACAACCAATGGCTTAACAATCTAAAGACCAACAATTACCTATTCATGGAAGGACAGATGAACAACCATCACATTTTACACCTGTTACTGCTTTACCTTAGATAGCAGACCCTGACTGTGCTTCAGTTCACTGTTTGCCTTCAGCAGCTCTTGTTTAAGCTCAGTGCAAGCTGCTTCTAACTGATCCTTTTCTGCACGGGCTACTTTCAGCATCTCTTGCACCTCGGAGTTGTCAGCAGTACATCCCATCACATTGATTTCAGCAGCCTTTTGTTTCTCACTCTCTAGCTGAGTTTTGAGAGAGCCATTCTCAATTTTCAGACCTTCTAAGGCAATTTTACAGTCCTCCAGAGTTTTTGTCATTGTGCTGTTGTTCTGCTGTTCCACTTCTAGACGTTTAAGcagcttctcattttcttctctcaggTTTTTAATCACCTGCTGGGCATCCTGGTGCTCCCTTTCTAAGCTTCGTAGGCTGCTGGTTAACTGTTGCTGAATGTTGagcaatttttctctttcaaattgTGCTTTCTCAAGAACTTCTGCACATTTCTGTTCCAGCTCAAGGACCTTCCCCTCCTGAGCTCTGCTTTCTTCATTCTTGGATCGCTCTTGGAGGAGAGTCATTAGCTTCTCATTTTCCTGGCTCAGTTGTTCTGCCCTGTCTCTGTGTTGATGAAAGGAAGTCTCCAAGAGAGCTTTCTCCTCCACTagcttctcattttctgttgtcAGCTCCTGCACCATTTGCTGTTGATCTGATAGCTCCTGCAAAGTGGCTTGTAACTCTTCTGCCGTGCTGTGGTGATTCTCCTCcatcttttgtattttctctgtaaGAGACGCAACAGAAAGGTCACTAATATTGTTTGGAGAGCTTCCTGTAGTGGAGCATTTGGAGCCTTTGAAGTGGTTGCTGTTGGAGGACGTTGGCCTGGAAGGTACATCTGCTATATGTTCAAAATCAGACGCATCGGGTGACAAGGAAGCTTTAGTCACATCGCTGCTGGAAGAACCCGAATTGCGCAGCGTCCCCCCATTCACATGCTGCCTGCGCTCATCCATTTCACCTCTTGACACATTTTTTGATGGGCTTCCAAAACTGGACTCTTGTGTAGTTGGGGTTGGGAGGCTGCTGTTGCCTCCACTGCTCGTTGTTGTGTCCGAGAGAGAAGAGTTCTCTAGATAAAgcaatttctctttcaaaacacGATTTTCTTCTCCCAGGCTAGCAAGCTCTTTCTGAAAAGTCCTGTTTTTCTCCTGAAGGGTCCGTATTAATGGATCTATGTCAACAGGTGACACTGTTTCTACATTCTGATTGGAAGCACCCATTCCTTCAGCATTAAGTGACCCTTTCTCTCTGCATTTCTTCAATTCACAACGGAGTTTGGTGATTTCAGAATCTTTCGTCTTTGCTTCTGCCAGGAGCTCTTTAACCTGAGATTCCAGAACAGCCTTGTCACCACTTTCATTCTCTTGCTTGGACTTGCTAGTAGGGCGCACATGTTTGGTAGGAGTTGGTGTACCAGAAGAAGTGGGGCTGGGTTGTGTTTTCCTAGCATTGGCTTGGCCACGCAGGACAGCTCGCTCTCTGGATACGGAGGATGCTATTTCCCGGGGCGCTGGAATCCCCGAGCGCTTTGCAGCTGATACTGTTCCTTGGAGAGAAAGAGATGAGGCAAAGCAAGTGAgttcataaagaaaacaagtcaCACAACACCACCACTAGAGCCTAAAGCAGTGCTGGAAAACACACCTGAGTGTCTGAATAGGTTTAGTCACCTGAGTGTGTGGATTCATGTTTCAAAGGCTTCTATTACTTtgcatttcttcctctcctctcccaaaAGAACAGCCTAACGAACCTTTTCCCAATGTAATAATACATAGATGCTGTAACCCATGAAGTACAAGCCCCAATACCAGGATaataattatttgaaaataagaGTTCTTTACTTTGTGAAATGCTGAATTTAAGCCTACTGATTTCTGCGAAAAGCAGCTCAGTAACTTAAGAAAAGATACCCTCTTTGAAAACACATTATCACACTATTATTTTATCACACATAAAAGTAAAGTAGTTGCATTATGCTCCATTTATGCAGATCATCATAAAAAGGGTCTGAAACATTAATGCTGACTGCAGATTCAGTGAAACACACAGCTCCTGGCACTGCTAACACTGAAACAATTGTGTTCTTGCAGCTTCTTGTAGAGATGGATGAGAGATTTTTCATGTTATAAATTCCCATCCTCCTAAGGAGGAACAGCAAAAGGAGATTAGAAAGTTGATGCTGTTCTCTTTGGTTGTTGCTCCACCCCAACCAACTTAAAGCACAGTACTATGTGATTACAAGGGAAATGAAGTTTCCAAGTTGATTATCTTCATCATCCAAAGCTTCCTGGGAGTATGGGACCATGGGTACTAGAGAAACAATAAAAGCCATTCTATCCATGGATGTATTCAGCTGGTTAAAGAAGCTGGTTCAAAAGGGAGGTATTATATGCAAGTGGCaacacaaatattaaaaattcctgttttcaggGCCTTGCTCAAAAGGAAAAGCCCTGAAGTACAGAGTCATGAAGTTTAGGATATGGTACAATGAAGAGATATTGTCTGATGTAGCCACATAAACAGGATGCAAGAGACAGTTATGCAAACAGAAAGCGCTAGTGAGCCAGTGTTTGCAATTAAAACAAGTTCCAGAAggactgaggggaaatcctagAATCAATCATATCTCCCCACATTTGGGAGACTCTTTACTGTGCAGCattcacagaaaaatcaaagggCAGTGAAGACCAAAGGGGGAGCAGCCTCCCTTTCCTTACACAGCAAGCAGCTTCAGAACCCTCCCACAGCATTTCTCACTGAGGATTGTCTCAGTGCAGTGATGGATGGGCTGTCAGTAACACAGGGCTGTGAAGAGTTAATACCAACACCACCCAGtttgctcagcatctcttttgAAGAATGCACTGGGTTTATAAACCCCGCACAAACAGGagcccctcctcctccctcccaagCAAACACACTCTGCAGCAGGCACAATAAACACACGGACACAaagagcagctgaagaaaagcccCCTGAACAcagaggctgtgctgggaggagaGCACAGAAAGGGCTCTGTCATGGCAGAGGCACAATAAGGCCAGAGACAAAGGCTCCAGTGTGTACGGGAAGAGATAGCAGGGATAGCCTGgccagacagcagcagcccaCACAGCTCCATTTAGTCATTACAGCTGGAAACACCAGCGTATCAAGGCAGCTCCGGGCTCCCCAGTGGGAAGTGCAGTGCAAGCAGAGATGGGAGTTGTTCCACTGCAGCTCAAACGACTGCTGGTGCAACTCCAGCCCTTGTGAGAGCTGTAAGCCCCCCTGCTCACTGCTCATTCCCATCTCTTAACCCAAGGGCTCCCAACTGCTGAGATCTGGCACCTGAAAAACTGCATTCATACTGAGCTTGAGCAAAGCTTTTTGTGTTGATGCATCTACTACCACAAACtgaaggacaagaggaaaactGAATGGTCCATGATGTGGTGCATCACTTCCAGTGGAGAGATAccagctcagcacagctccTTCCTGCTCAGAGGCTGAACGCCAGGTATCCAGGCAGAACAGCACAAGGTACTTGAGTGCATCTCTTGGACATACGGTACGACAAGTGTCTAGAGAAGCAGTACTCACAAGCTACAAATCATACTACAGATTTGAGAtgtaaaaatacacattatAAATGGCCACAGATGCTCTTCAATGGAGCCGAAGGTGTGGCTTATAAAAACTTCCATTATGTCCTGAACTTTGATTCAGTCTGAAGGGGATTTCTACTGTTATAATAAAGTTTAATGAAGAAGCAAGTAACCTGAATAACTCATCTTTTTGAGTGCAATGGCATGACTGTCGTCACCACATGACTGGGGAGTGTTAACAGAAGCAGTGGGCAGTACTGTATATGTTACAAGAAATAACGATGCTACTACACTCTGGTACAAATTGCAAGGCACTGAGAAAAATCACCTTTTCCCAATAGAAATGTAGCACCTTCTGGCAGTGCTTCTAGTCACTACTAGATGACAACTGGAACATGATCCTCAGCAATGGAAGACCTAAGGATAACAATTAAGTTTAACTGGGATTATCTGTACTTCACCAGCTTGCCAACCAGTGCAGGCTCTGAGCTTACTCAACAAGTCCCATGTGTTTTGCAAGACTCCAAGCTCTGCTGACTTGTCCTAAGTCACAAAGCATCTGCTATCCATCAATAACCATAACCAACCTGTTTCTTTCATGACATAtaagtgtttatttttcctctccacTCTCCAAAACAGTGCCACGCAATACTAATGTCACAGAGCCCAGAGAGAAATAGTTCTGAATGCATGTGAGTGTTGATTACAAAGCACCGAAACAAGTATTAGCAATACTTTAAAGCCTATTTCATGGGCAACTCCCCCTCTCAATGACCTTGACTTTGAGCAGCGTAGCAGTTATAAATGGAACTGCCAGACCCACAGCCCCGAGGCACACACTATGCAGGAACTGCCTTTAGGGCTGTACAAGTCACCCTGGTGACCTGATTAGTTCCACACCCCAGTCCCATTATGGTCTATGGGAAAATCCAGCTAGATACGTGCCTGCCAAGCTGCAAAACCCAATCTGGGGTTGATTCATGCTGCTGCGTAAAGTGGCTGTAATCTTGCAGAACTTCCTAGAAAGTGCTGCTTGTTTTGAGTAGGAAAGAAGAACAATCAATCAGCTCTGCATCTCAAAGGATATCTTCTGTTTTAAGAAGATAAAAtccccaaccaaaacccaaactgttAAGTATCTTTGGTCAAAATGGTGCTATGGCTCCCCATTCCTGTTCTCGCTGTTCGTCCACCCTGCCCAGCCTGTGGCTTAACTCTTGTTAACTTTAAGCACTTTAAGTCTTTCCTAATATCTCACGCATCCACGCTCTGACCAAACGTGTATTTCTCATTCCCTGTGCACCATACCCAACCTCCCATTCTCTCACTCTACATTCACTCTACTAATGGGGTAAGCCTGCCTGCAGAGGAACTGGGAATTACTCTATTGAGAGTTATTGCCCGAAAAACTGTTTTGATCAGACCAAGGTGACCTCAGCATCATGTTCCTTGTCTTGGCACCCAGCAAGAACTCCTCCACTTTCAGCATCAGCCATGCTGTTCAGGTGTGAGGGATTAAACCTCAATGTGCATGTAGAGCATATAATTTTCcaagtgctttaaaatgaaGAGCTATTTAACTCAAATCCTCTGAAGCACATAATTATTAACTCTAGGTTACAGGACAGGGAAGCAGAGAGCAACAAAAGGCCTCACCCAGTAGGGTCAGTAAGGGTTAGGGCCCGAGAACTCCTGGCTAGTGGCCTGCTGTGCAGCTTTGTTTGCACCACTTTCTGCCAGGGAATGCTCACCGAGTTTCCATTGGAGTCAGAAACAAAGTGGGACTTTAATGAGATAAAAGTTGACCCCTCACCACGATCTCTAGCCATTTTAATCCCATTTTGAGCACTGCTACAATGTTTTTCACAGAAGGATCAGGATTACTCTTCAGTTTTTCCAcataattattatttctgatCTAAGCTCTCAGCACCTGCTGCATCAGCTCCCATAGGGGCATccacaagcagaagaaaatagacTGAAATGGAGAAAACCATTTCCCAGTCCCCCAAGATAGAAACACAGGGCTGGTGTTCAGAAGTCCATGCAGGATGGGTAATGTAATTGCAGTGATAGCAGGGGAAGGGACAGGAGGCGGCAAACATTTTACCATAGTCACAGGGGGGAGATACATGACATTTGGGAATGAAGATTCAGTAAATTTATCTGCCTTCACACTCCAAGTGCTCTGAGATAGCACATAGCATTGTCTTCCAAGTAAAGCACCAGCCCTGAAGTTACATTTATTCTACTTGACTCTTATGCAGAATTAAGAGTTCAAATACCTGCTTCTCCAAAcccaaagcagagaaagaaccTCAGTTGGGAAGGACTTCATCTGACCCAGAAAACACCTTTCAAAATGTTCTAATTTATAActtaaatctattttttaaacCTGAAGTCAATACAAGATTATTCACCTCTGGCCTTTGTGCCATTTGTGTCCCATAACCTGCCCTTTTCTTAATCCTTCCCTCCATCAACATACTATTAACCCAAAGGTTAATGCCATGGACTCCTGCTGTTCCAGGGACTGGATTTACAGGGAATGTTCCATTTTGTACTGTCTTCCTAAATTTTAACCCTGTCAACTCTTAAGCTAAGAACActaaaaacacatttcctttaACATACTTAAAAACCATGTTAGTAATTCATCCCTCCATGGTTTCAGTAGGTATTAAGGCTCCTGCATGTGGAGTTGCCCTGTATAATTTAAGTGTGCTGATCATCTACTCATTTCACAAAGCATTTCAGGCATGTAAGATTAAACCATGATGACAGATGCATCTTTGGTGTGATGTTTCTAAACAATGGATACCTTATTTAAATGTCATGGGcaaaataacaagaaataaaagaaagctaTTCATAGCATGCTGCAACATTAAAGTCATGCATTTCAAAAAGGCAAACTGTTGCCTGCAGACAAGTTTGCAGGCTCATGATTAtctgctgctccaggactgTTAAATCTCATTCCAGCTCCTGCATTTACAACAGACCAACTATTTCACTGTCCTGTGTCTCTTTGCCACCTCCTCCATCTCAAAAAGGGACAGTGAAACAAAAGAGGTAACAACAAGAAGTTATGGGCTAACCCACAGCCTCCCTACCAATGGGAGGCTGATTCTTCCATTATTCTGGAATTCTGTTCCCATTTGCTAAGATATTTAATAAATTTTGCCATCTGACAGAACTCCCAAGCCCCAGATAGAAAAGCAATTGCTGTGACACCTTGAGGGAATGGTTAGTATAAATCAAGTGCATCTAGCATCTGTAAGCATCTAGCAGAATGGCTAAGTAAAGAGAACACTATTAACCTGTGCTTGTATAGCAATAAAGAATTATTATACCTCCCCATACAATTTTGCTGTGCTCTATCACATGTGGTTTAGCTGAAATAGGTCCTTatcagttttggttttcatcTTATCCTCTGGCTGTGGTTTCAGTAGATCCTGGACTCAGCATGACCACACTTAGGCCTTGGAAAAGTCTTGCTGAGGATCCCCAGCAGCATTAACAATATACAGCAACACATCAGTAATGCAGGCATGTACTCAGAGGTGCTCAGTCTTGATTGTGTAAGGTCCTTTTACAAATTTTAGCCAACTTTGAGCTTCTCATGCAAAACAAACCTGGGTCGCAGGTGTACCTTACTCCCATCTGGTTTATGACACCTACTGTAGAAGACAAAATACAGATGCCCAGTGACACTTCAGATGCCCTTTTGGTATATTTAAAATACCTTCACTGAGCTGAAAGATTTGACAGCACCTGTGAGAGACTTGTCCTCTGCTCAGGAGGCAGACAGAGAGCAATTGGGATGCCTGAAGACATCTAGGATAGTACTAGACAGTGAACAGTCAGACTTTCACAACAGATTTACAAGCTGGTGTTACAAGGCAGGTAATAGCAGCTTATGGGCCATTTTCAAAATTACTCCAGTACTTGAAGTACCACTCTGATGATTTCCAGCCACAGAACAAACAACTTAATGCATTAACATATGACTTCATGACATTGTTGATCTGAACTTAGTCACAGCCGAATCAGAAAAGGCGGTATTAACTTGGAGCCATCGCACTCTGTTGACTCCCTACAATAAAGAACTACATGTTCCAGGGAGCCCAGCCATAGTTTCTGTCTTTTGTTAACTTGAAGTTTAAGAACCTAATTGACTTGGTGCTTAAAATCCATTTTCCAGAAGTGCCTAAGCCACTAAGAGCTCAAAGCTTAACTGAGAGCCCAGGGGACCCAGCAGATcactttcctcctgctccagcactgatCCTGAGATTGATACTGAGACTGATTAACAGTGAACTAGGAATGTCCTCTGGGAAATGAGGACTAGACAGCACAGAAGAAGGATTAATGTACATCTGACTCTTTAAAGTACTTCATTCAAAATTTCAGAGGCTTGCACACATCTACTTAATTGGttttctcagtcttttttttttttgcctttgtttaaGCAAACGAAGCAGCTAAAATACAACTTCCCTGCTAACCAGAGATCTGATACCCCAATTAACAGGAAACACACTGACACTTTTCATGGTGGcatgagaaaaagcaaatataacTGCTGAAAAGGAGGGCAGATATAACAGCAACCCCTAtccatgctgctgtgctctCACACAGGTATCTACACAGAGGTAATAACCAGTGTGGCAGAAGACAGAGGCTAATATCTGATCCTTAAACCTCTAGGCACACCAACAATAAGAGCGCTTGATAACACATGCTGGATGCATGCATGTAACTAAATCAGCTCACAAAGAAGACCTGAATCAGTTCTAAGTTCCAAGTTCCAGCTCTAAGTTACAAGTGCTTCTTGGGGGTCAGAATGAGAGAGCTTAAGCTGTTTGGAACTTCATATTTTGAGAGCGAGATGCCCAAAACCTCTGGTCCACTGTCAGCTTAGATAAAAGTCAGGGTAAAGAATGACACTATTATACTGTGACAAACTATTCCATCTTGATCCGCTTGATATACCAAGGGAACAAGCTGAACAGGTTAGCTGTCAGCATTTTTCAGTGACCAGTGTTGGATACTCCTTTGGAtaatcctcagcaacatcttttaGGGTTGTCCCCAGAAAGATGATGCTCTTTGCTACCCTGACTTTACACAACAGTGAACAAAGTGAACCTAGGCTTGGCCAGTCATGGTTGCCCTGAGTTAGTGAGTTTGCAACGTATTAGTCAGAGCCAACACCTCTGCAGGTTGGCGATTCTTTGGGAAGGCTCATCTTTGACTCCACCTAGCTTTAAAACAAGACAAGGAGATGGCTGCAGAATAAAGCTTTCCAGTACTCTTAGAATCCACAAAAGGCCCTGTTTACGTTGTCTCTTTCAGTAAGTTGTAATGTGGTTTTACAAGAGAAAGTACCCACAGAACCTGTTTCACAATTAAGGAATTTCTTAAAGAtaacaagtattttatttttagcttgctGGACTCACCCTGATCAATAACTTTCAAGtgttaaaacacaaacagaagagGATCAGCTCTTAGCATCTGGTGGTTGCAAGCTCTTAGCACACCCACAACAAGAACTGAAGCTCAAGTTCACATTGTCACAGCTCAGTGCTATTACAGTGGAAACAAGGACGCATTCAGAAGGTAAATGAGACTAGATCTGATCAAAACCCTGTTCACAAAGTCTCATTGTGATTTTCAGCTGACTTACGTTCCTCTTTATGGGCCTGTTCACATACAATTCCTCTCTGAATAACAGCAGGAGTAGTTAAAAACTTTTCTACCCTGAGAGACATGCCTATGTCCACACAAAAGAGTTCTGAGCATTTCTTAAgctatttattttggttttctgaagGTTTGTTAAGTCTTAAATGAAAACCCAAGCTTGGATATATGCCTGTCTTGAATATAACACAGTTTTGTACCCAGCACAAAGAAGCTTCAGGCTCTACTGTAAGAAGGAACGTTTGCTCAGAAGTCTAAGGACCAAAGATACGTTTGTGAAGTACAACGGCAGAGCTAAAAAGAGGGAGGACTGGTTCTATGCATAAGTGCATTTGCTTTCACAGATAAAAATTCCACCTTCCAATCTGCTCAAGAGTCAAGAAGCATCCAAGAGGCTTCACTGGGCTCCAAGAGCATCATGAGGGCACCACTGGGTTGTGAGCTATGCAAACCCCCACGGAATAACCAAACAATGCACATCATGTCTGCCAACATGGGTGTAGGTTACGAGCGTCATTGCAATCTACCCCTGCTTTGGATTCCTGAAGTACCCAGCAACCTGGCATAACAAACACTAAGGCATCCAAAGCAAATGGTCTAGCAAATGTTCAGAGAAACTCTATACCCTACTGGAATATCCCTCTGGTCAACTCAAGCCTACTTTTCTGGGAACTGTTAATACCAGTGGGACTGCCAAACACTTAAGTCACCTGCAAGCTATACCCCCACAAAAGGGATGACTAAAGCTTTCAGTATGTAGCATCATCCCAAAATGAATCTGGTGGAAGTTACAAAAATCCAGAATTTTCCtacttgctgcttctttttagCCAATTTGACGATTTCCACAACCAACATAGCTCATGTTAgaaaaaacatgatttttataTTCCTTAAGAGGGCCTCAACTCTGTATATGTGTGACATGAGCACACCAAAATTATAGCGATTTCTGTGTGCTGTGACACTTCCCGATTTTGTTTGTCCTGGAACACTTCCTGCTTGAGCACCTGTCaaaatgagatgagatcagGTATAATCATCTCTAACCCACAGCAAAGTGAGTTTTGAGCCAActgttaaataagaaaatatccATAAATATGCATCTTTCAGTGAATGAAGATGAAACCTCTGGTgcttcactgaaataaattgtAGTTTGATCTGGTATGCTGTCCAGAAGGTGGTGAGCGACTGCTCTGGGGGCATCCTTGAAGTTTACTAACACTGTCTTCAGGAAGGGGCTGTTCAGAAATAATAGTGGATTTCTCCTCAGGTAAAGGCAGAAAGCTAATTTCAACTTGTATGGCTTTTTCAAGGCTATTCTCAAGATAAATGACTCCTAGCTGGAGTATGAACCCCAGGATTTTCCTGATTCCAGCTTGCAGACAAGCAGACAATTCTTTTCAGCTCAGAAAACCACTTCCCAGCTAATCTATGCCATAAGCTCCATCACTCAGCCGTTACTGGGTTAACCATGGTGACAAGACAGCTGAACTTCCATTGctggaaaatgcagttttgctAGGTACAAGTGTTGAGTGTTTCAAGAAgtacaggaaattaaaaagcaaaacaaaaacctaaccctaaatctACCCATATAAATTCAGTTATTAACAGTCATCAGAATAGTGAGTAGATACATTTCTCCATGTACAGTGCATATACAGTGGCTGTCCCAGCTGAACCTTAACAGCTGATCTGTGGCTGGAAGCTGTTGAAGAAAAGTTACCTAAAACCTCTTGGTCCAAGAATCCAGTAGGAAAGAAGAGTGAGAACAACTCTGCTCCTTCCAGACAAGGTGTTAGGGATCATACTTCTAAGCTCCCAAATCTACCTGACATCCCCCATCTATAGGCACAAAAGCTAACTAAATAGCAATTTTAATTGGGGGAAATGCGCAACATCAGCATTTGCACAATTCTGAGGCTCATTTAATCAACCCATTTAACTATTCATGAGGCCATGCTATGAATCCTGGAACTAATCTGGCCAGTATTCTGCATGGGAATTTTCCCTCCCTTTCACTTTCTTTGTTCAAGGCAGATAGATCCTGATCTAATTTACTGTCCTTCCCATAAACACTTCAACTTATCCCACTGAGGGAGCAGCAAGCCACTCCAGAGGAatggagcagcagaaaaatgCCTTTACACAGCACGGCTGTTGAGTGCTTTGTGTTAGGAAACCATGACCTGAACCCTCCAGTTCAGGAATGCTGCCCCAGAGTTGGCCAAAAGGCCAGGGTTGACTGAGCCAAAATAACTTCTTCCCTCATGAATTCTCAAACCCTGCTAAATCCAGAAAGAGTGGGGGAAAAAGGATCAAAACTGGAAACATGAAAGGAcaatcctcctcctcccctaaAACAGAGGGCAGAACTTAAAAGCTAGaggcttttctttctaaatacaaTGTTTAATAACCAGTACGCATTGCATTGGTGTTACAAGTGCCTTTTGTTTACCAAAATGTGATGACCACATAATAAACCCAGTTTTATTGTCCTTTCCAGCCTGCTTCAGTGAGGGGGTGGGGAAAGGACTGCAATTGAGTTTCCACAGCTCATCCAGAGCTTTAGTTCTGCCTAGTATAGCAATAAGGGAGCCAGCCAGCACTGTCCTCAACAGCCGATACTGGGAACTGGGCTCAAGCCATTAAGACTATCAACACAGGGTGAGATGCATCAAGAAAAATGAgacagaaagggagaggaagaaatctCATAACATAATGAGATGTTTATCTATAAAAAGTTGCccacttcaaagcagaaagagctTTAACTCCTTAGTAAAAAGAagagcttttaattaaaagatcAGTCAAAGATTTTCCACAGTCAAGCAGCCTCAAAGAAACTATGTGTGGAGGAGGCTGAGAGTAATTTCTAATGTGATTAGTCCATTCTTCAAACTAAACAGGGCTTTATGAAAGTGGCATTTCTCAAGATCTAGGAGACAGGGGTTATAGAAACATCCTCAGCCTCTTGGAGCACTGTCTCTTCCCTTCTGACATGTTCACCCTCACCAGCTTTTGCTCAGGAAAGACCCAGAGAAATGCTATCAGAGCTTTGTGCCTCTCATCTTGGCAAGATA
The Lathamus discolor isolate bLatDis1 chromosome 14, bLatDis1.hap1, whole genome shotgun sequence genome window above contains:
- the SPECC1 gene encoding cytospin-B isoform X3 — encoded protein: MKSAAKPWSAVAKPGSHGAERGKSFSTTPTGMKTSKSSTSLAFESRLSKLKRASSDDMLTKPGVTAGPGVSRLKKTITTGAISELAESRLKPSTGTVSAAKRSGIPAPREIASSVSRERAVLRGQANARKTQPSPTSSGTPTPTKHVRPTSKSKQENESGDKAVLESQVKELLAEAKTKDSEITKLRCELKKCREKGSLNAEGMGASNQNVETVSPVDIDPLIRTLQEKNRTFQKELASLGEENRVLKEKLLYLENSSLSDTTTSSGGNSSLPTPTTQESSFGSPSKNVSRGEMDERRQHVNGGTLRNSGSSSSDVTKASLSPDASDFEHIADVPSRPTSSNSNHFKGSKCSTTGSSPNNISDLSVASLTEKIQKMEENHHSTAEELQATLQELSDQQQMVQELTTENEKLVEEKALLETSFHQHRDRAEQLSQENEKLMTLLQERSKNEESRAQEGKVLELEQKCAEVLEKAQFEREKLLNIQQQLTSSLRSLEREHQDAQQVIKNLREENEKLLKRLEVEQQNNSTMTKTLEDCKIALEGLKIENGSLKTQLESEKQKAAEINVMGCTADNSEVQEMLKVARAEKDQLEAACTELKQELLKANSELKHSQGLLSKAENECGQLKELCDRQAEQLSRTSQKLQEKTSENEADIKNLKETIFELEDQVEQHRAIKLHNNQLISELESKAMKLEEQKQDTERQLKALTRQMKEDTEEWRRFQADLQTAVVVANDIKCEAQQELRVVKRKLQEEEEKSARLQKELDEIKGSNRQKVIFGSGTAKELAEKNPDEVIRVHLNEGA